The Oleidesulfovibrio alaskensis DSM 16109 genome has a segment encoding these proteins:
- a CDS encoding glycosyltransferase family 4 protein, with protein sequence MQISFISHEYPPVSGGGSTALHEYASGLAARGHAVQVVTVGTGAHDTVDTEDGVQVVRLAAGRKSLLAPSKAELIRSCAALRLKSMPHLRRHEPEVLVAFFAFPAGFLAAPLAAKLNIPLVVSLRGSDVPGFSAKRLGVFGPLLPYLFRRATRHAAAVVPNGRRLADMAAPYLHTGSRVRVIPNGVDTLRFAPQGAEHGSMGGPLRVLFVGQMIARKQCLVLAQALHEVAARGVPLQVSFAGSGPLEQDIRRIVSSLDPVVGVTFTGHVPRNAIADLYGAHDVLVHLSQAEGVSNVLMEALSSGLCLVAADTAADAAIDGVPRQAPAEDGGIILLPVDCGPAVLGATLAGLACNRSLVEEQQRLARRTALKNSWQVRVGELEDLLTGSIAGCQAS encoded by the coding sequence ATGCAGATCAGCTTCATATCACACGAATATCCCCCTGTGAGCGGCGGCGGGTCCACGGCCCTGCACGAGTATGCCTCGGGGCTTGCCGCCCGCGGTCATGCGGTGCAGGTGGTAACCGTAGGCACCGGAGCTCATGACACCGTCGACACAGAGGACGGCGTGCAGGTTGTGCGTCTGGCTGCCGGCAGAAAAAGCCTTCTGGCTCCTTCCAAGGCGGAGCTGATACGTTCCTGCGCCGCGTTACGGCTCAAGTCCATGCCGCATTTAAGACGGCATGAACCGGAAGTTCTGGTGGCTTTCTTTGCTTTCCCTGCCGGTTTTCTGGCAGCCCCGCTGGCTGCAAAGCTGAATATACCTCTGGTCGTTTCGCTGCGCGGCTCTGATGTTCCCGGATTTTCCGCAAAACGCCTCGGCGTGTTCGGTCCGCTGCTGCCGTATCTTTTCCGTCGGGCCACACGGCATGCTGCTGCTGTGGTGCCCAACGGGCGGCGGCTGGCAGACATGGCCGCACCGTATCTGCATACGGGGTCCCGGGTGCGGGTTATACCCAACGGAGTAGACACCCTGCGTTTTGCTCCGCAGGGTGCGGAGCACGGCAGCATGGGCGGCCCGTTACGGGTGCTTTTTGTGGGGCAGATGATTGCCAGAAAGCAGTGTCTGGTGCTGGCGCAGGCGCTGCATGAGGTGGCGGCGCGTGGCGTGCCCCTGCAGGTCAGTTTTGCCGGTTCCGGGCCTCTGGAGCAGGATATCCGCAGGATCGTTTCTTCTCTGGACCCTGTTGTCGGTGTGACGTTTACCGGCCATGTACCGCGCAATGCCATTGCAGACCTGTACGGCGCACATGATGTGCTGGTGCATCTGTCGCAGGCTGAAGGTGTTTCCAATGTCCTGATGGAGGCGCTGAGCAGCGGGCTGTGTCTTGTGGCCGCGGATACCGCCGCGGACGCCGCCATTGACGGAGTGCCCCGGCAGGCGCCCGCTGAAGACGGCGGTATCATACTGCTGCCCGTGGACTGCGGTCCTGCCGTTCTCGGGGCGACCCTTGCCGGACTGGCCTGCAACCGCTCACTGGTGGAGGAGCAGCAGCGCCTTGCACGCCGGACAGCTTTGAAAAACAGCTGGCAGGTCCGGGTCGGCGAGCTGGAAGACCTGCTCACCGGCAGTATTGCCGGTTGTCAGGCATCTTAG
- a CDS encoding ArnT family glycosyltransferase, whose amino-acid sequence MAAFLPRHADGRQVFFTGLLIALGAVLYHCILVQPIDHGGDALFKWQVHRQMLALGAIPPQFYENPAHMLRWASNLPVLGVQWLFDSHPSSYFLCPVLIAAGNAVWCFVLGRRLGGQAAGILTALAFTAAQTTLHWGTQFLPMSTATFFMLGALWFLLRWMEREHYSDLLACSVMFFVSYGAKVTAIYYVPAICILLVYHVRSKGNSFRDAVPHVGTFLGVLVLLFCIETVLISSFTSISGGRFAGILAGHNPSVWDKDIFAAQDARWYDPLIGIYRDWRPSSKSLLQYIGNFFVYTRHPGKTQSITYYAAFILCVYALRTRKKTYYPAVAIYLSGFFASAYAIVSVFPFVRPERVLFRYHTIFYTLGQMMVISFLLHTRFPLIARYCKWFKDSYVRPLRVVLLLAFFAPLAVEAVKYFPVPNSIIAAADAYDTVQQARGEGRDVFIPVHKWPERTEKLQWKYVAFYSDLKRVPPPYSEETPHIVVNGQRYFRVEEGTTRENPILLDHY is encoded by the coding sequence ATGGCTGCTTTTCTTCCTCGCCATGCCGACGGGCGGCAGGTTTTTTTTACGGGCCTGCTGATTGCTCTGGGCGCTGTGCTGTATCACTGCATTCTGGTGCAGCCCATCGACCACGGGGGCGACGCACTTTTCAAGTGGCAGGTGCACAGGCAGATGCTTGCTCTGGGCGCCATTCCGCCGCAGTTTTATGAAAATCCGGCCCATATGCTGCGCTGGGCCAGCAATCTTCCGGTTCTGGGCGTGCAATGGCTTTTTGATTCGCATCCCAGTTCGTATTTTTTGTGTCCTGTACTTATCGCGGCAGGCAATGCCGTGTGGTGTTTTGTGCTGGGGCGCAGACTGGGCGGTCAGGCTGCGGGCATTCTGACGGCGCTGGCCTTTACCGCTGCGCAGACAACACTGCACTGGGGTACGCAGTTTCTGCCCATGAGCACCGCTACATTTTTTATGCTGGGGGCGTTGTGGTTCCTGCTGCGGTGGATGGAACGGGAACACTATTCTGACCTGCTGGCGTGCAGCGTGATGTTTTTTGTTTCCTACGGCGCAAAGGTTACAGCAATCTATTATGTGCCGGCCATATGCATTCTGCTGGTGTACCATGTGCGCTCAAAGGGAAACAGCTTCAGGGACGCTGTGCCGCATGTAGGTACTTTTCTCGGAGTCCTTGTTCTGCTTTTCTGCATTGAAACAGTTCTGATAAGCAGCTTTACGTCAATTTCCGGCGGACGCTTTGCCGGCATTCTGGCAGGGCATAATCCGTCTGTATGGGACAAGGATATTTTTGCGGCACAGGATGCCAGATGGTATGATCCGCTTATCGGAATATACAGGGACTGGCGGCCCTCATCAAAATCGCTCTTGCAATACATCGGCAATTTTTTTGTGTATACGCGTCATCCGGGCAAAACCCAGAGTATTACGTATTACGCGGCATTCATTCTTTGCGTGTATGCGTTGCGGACCCGCAAAAAAACGTATTATCCGGCTGTTGCCATATATCTGTCGGGTTTTTTTGCCAGTGCCTACGCCATAGTGTCGGTTTTTCCCTTTGTGCGTCCCGAGCGGGTACTGTTCCGCTACCACACTATTTTTTACACACTCGGCCAGATGATGGTAATCAGCTTTCTGCTGCATACGCGTTTCCCTCTGATTGCCAGATATTGCAAGTGGTTTAAGGATAGTTATGTCCGGCCGCTCAGGGTCGTGCTGCTTCTGGCTTTTTTTGCCCCTTTGGCGGTTGAAGCCGTAAAATACTTTCCGGTTCCCAACAGCATCATAGCCGCTGCGGATGCGTACGACACAGTACAGCAAGCACGCGGCGAAGGGCGCGATGTATTTATTCCGGTACATAAGTGGCCGGAAAGAACAGAAAAGCTGCAATGGAAGTATGTGGCGTTTTACAGCGACCTGAAGCGGGTTCCACCTCCGTATTCTGAAGAGACTCCGCATATTGTTGTCAACGGGCAGCGTTATTTTCGTGTGGAAGAAGGTACAACCCGCGAAAATCCCATACTTCTTGATCATTACTGA
- a CDS encoding DsrE family protein has product MKNRCCVAILVLLCVFLAGIAPAGADDGDIQRVVTSVTTDDVNRAAMAIAFTRGIMQEKQVEGILFFNVYGVNLVNAGKDSPVYGNGKTVAQMLREFMDAGGVVMACPMCMQHVGGMTSADLIQGVSAVKGGGVKAVSGPRTLALSY; this is encoded by the coding sequence ATGAAGAACCGCTGTTGTGTTGCCATTTTGGTGCTGTTATGTGTGTTTCTGGCCGGTATTGCTCCTGCAGGAGCGGATGACGGGGACATACAGCGCGTCGTGACAAGTGTGACTACGGATGACGTAAACCGCGCAGCCATGGCCATTGCCTTTACCAGAGGCATCATGCAGGAAAAACAGGTGGAAGGGATTTTGTTTTTCAATGTATATGGTGTGAATCTGGTTAATGCGGGCAAGGATTCGCCTGTGTACGGCAATGGAAAAACCGTGGCGCAGATGCTCAGAGAGTTTATGGACGCCGGCGGTGTGGTCATGGCGTGCCCCATGTGCATGCAGCATGTGGGCGGCATGACATCCGCAGATCTGATACAGGGAGTCAGCGCGGTGAAAGGCGGCGGAGTCAAGGCCGTATCCGGTCCCCGCACACTGGCGCTTTCTTACTAG
- a CDS encoding substrate-binding domain-containing protein: MLFWAVLSVAPAVQATQLSAEEYYTVEEYQKKHPAQLRTMMRFQTLVRGGATPVTRNLPHIRIAFIHPGVQASDYWQRSAASFKARMDELGLRYELLEFRSRPTLDVRLQEQQLREALQADPDYLVFTLDVGRHKKMIEQVLERGRPKIILQNITTPLRSWEDRQPLLYAGFDHISGTRLLADHFMLNRPQGGTYAMLYFSQGYVSTMRGDTFKAFVHPHWKLAGTYYTDGIRAKARQATLDILSSQDVDLIYACATDTALGAAEAMEQTGMQGKVLLNGWGGGSAELQALLAGKLDVTVMRMNDDNGVAMAEAIRLDLEGRPHEIPVIFSGEFVLVRKDIGHDTLEYLKKRAFRYSGWDDSGTGHLTESNTAAVPSQ, translated from the coding sequence ATGCTTTTTTGGGCTGTACTGTCCGTTGCCCCCGCGGTTCAGGCGACGCAGCTTTCTGCAGAAGAATATTATACCGTCGAAGAATATCAGAAAAAACACCCCGCTCAACTGCGCACCATGATGCGCTTTCAGACACTGGTGCGCGGTGGTGCCACCCCTGTTACGCGCAATCTGCCACACATACGCATTGCCTTCATTCATCCGGGAGTTCAGGCTTCCGACTACTGGCAACGCAGCGCCGCTTCTTTCAAAGCACGCATGGACGAGCTGGGGCTGCGCTATGAACTGCTTGAATTCCGTTCTCGCCCCACACTGGATGTACGCCTGCAGGAACAGCAACTGCGCGAAGCACTGCAGGCCGACCCGGACTATCTTGTCTTCACCCTTGATGTGGGGCGGCACAAAAAAATGATAGAGCAGGTACTTGAACGCGGCAGACCCAAGATAATACTGCAGAACATCACGACTCCGCTACGCAGCTGGGAAGACAGGCAGCCACTGCTGTACGCAGGTTTCGACCACATCAGCGGCACACGGCTGCTGGCAGACCACTTCATGCTGAACCGCCCGCAGGGCGGCACCTATGCCATGCTGTACTTTTCGCAGGGCTATGTCAGCACCATGCGCGGTGACACCTTTAAAGCATTCGTTCACCCCCACTGGAAGCTTGCCGGTACCTATTACACCGACGGCATACGCGCAAAGGCAAGGCAGGCGACACTGGACATACTTTCTTCGCAGGATGTCGACCTGATATATGCCTGCGCCACAGACACGGCGCTGGGAGCGGCAGAAGCCATGGAGCAGACGGGCATGCAGGGTAAGGTACTGCTTAACGGCTGGGGAGGAGGCAGTGCGGAGCTGCAAGCCCTGCTGGCGGGGAAACTGGATGTGACCGTGATGCGGATGAACGACGATAACGGTGTGGCCATGGCGGAAGCCATACGACTGGACCTTGAAGGCCGTCCGCATGAAATACCTGTCATTTTTTCCGGCGAATTTGTCCTTGTCCGCAAAGACATCGGACACGACACCCTTGAGTACCTGAAAAAAAGAGCCTTCCGCTACTCTGGGTGGGATGATTCCGGCACCGGTCACCTTACTGAAAGCAATACGGCCGCCGTGCCTTCACAGTAG
- a CDS encoding substrate-binding domain-containing protein, producing MKKLAVTLALVLCLPVIALAADCTAVYGDGSTTLKLATGSPGELGLLEELAGAFNAEHDTTLCWVKAGSGKSLKLLHEGDVDLVMVHAPAAEKKAVQEGWAGERTLIGSNEFYIVGPENDPADIASAASAADAYARIASAQALFFSRGDNSGTHKKELAIWKQAGVAPQGAWYTVTGDFMQATLLRADAEKGYFMTDSSTWVATKKEVHNLKVLFRGDIFLVNTYHALLGTKGHNAALADSFIKMLGSDKGQQMVRDYGKDLYGEGMYNDAEYAAQYDH from the coding sequence ATGAAGAAACTTGCTGTGACCTTGGCGCTCGTGTTGTGCCTGCCCGTGATTGCCCTTGCCGCGGACTGTACAGCTGTTTACGGCGACGGATCCACCACGCTGAAGCTGGCGACGGGAAGCCCGGGAGAGCTGGGCCTGCTGGAAGAACTGGCAGGTGCGTTCAATGCGGAGCATGACACTACGCTGTGCTGGGTGAAGGCCGGTTCCGGCAAGTCACTCAAGTTGCTTCATGAAGGCGACGTTGATCTGGTGATGGTGCACGCGCCCGCAGCAGAGAAAAAAGCCGTGCAGGAGGGCTGGGCCGGTGAACGTACGCTCATAGGCTCCAATGAATTTTATATTGTGGGGCCGGAAAATGACCCTGCAGATATCGCTTCGGCTGCTTCAGCGGCAGATGCCTATGCACGCATTGCTTCGGCACAGGCGCTTTTCTTTTCGCGTGGTGACAATTCCGGAACCCATAAAAAAGAACTGGCCATCTGGAAGCAGGCAGGAGTCGCCCCGCAGGGGGCATGGTACACCGTAACAGGTGACTTCATGCAGGCCACGCTGCTCAGAGCCGATGCCGAAAAAGGGTATTTCATGACCGATTCGTCCACATGGGTGGCCACCAAAAAAGAGGTCCATAATCTCAAGGTGCTGTTCAGGGGCGATATCTTTCTGGTGAATACCTATCACGCCCTGCTGGGAACAAAGGGGCACAATGCCGCACTGGCAGACAGCTTTATCAAGATGCTGGGCAGTGACAAAGGGCAGCAGATGGTACGTGACTACGGAAAAGATCTGTACGGCGAAGGCATGTACAATGACGCGGAATACGCTGCGCAGTATGACCATTAA
- a CDS encoding sensor domain-containing diguanylate cyclase, translating to MQLKTRLISALAAILITVFLATSIINYVVTRNAVRDDLLRSALPLTGKNIYSEIHSALMRPLLVSSAMANDTFLRDWVTGGEQNEDAVRRYLSRIKKEYGFLSTFFVSAVTDRYYTPDGILKKIGPRDPHDVWFYAFTRYKEPYDLDIDVNQAAGNTMTVFVNFRLEDDRGRLLGVTGAGIALDKALELLDEAQRTYLRQAFLIDQDGLIQIHPDTSLVEKAYITEMDGLRDIAPDILAGQGDAVSLQYDAGGRHYLLTSRYIPEFKWHLLVVQDEMTALRTARGNFMRTLAMGFVSTLVILALCVLAVNKYQARIEHLARTDPLTGAANRRELEERFDLAAYRASRDGIPFSILIIDLDGFKEVNDRLGHLAGDEVLASMARVIRGRLRPTDLLARWGGDEFIILLDGNEESARALARRISAAVCAAPDIPVGFSSGVAAYRDSDDLTSLTRRADNAMYQAKARGGDCVMAAEDL from the coding sequence ATGCAGCTCAAAACACGTCTCATCTCCGCACTGGCGGCCATTCTCATTACAGTTTTTCTGGCGACAAGCATCATCAACTATGTTGTCACCCGCAATGCAGTGCGTGACGATCTGCTCCGCTCCGCCCTGCCGCTGACCGGCAAAAACATTTATTCCGAAATTCACAGTGCGCTCATGCGTCCCCTTCTGGTGTCTTCGGCCATGGCCAACGACACCTTTTTGCGCGACTGGGTGACCGGAGGCGAACAGAATGAGGACGCAGTGCGCCGGTATCTTTCCAGAATCAAAAAGGAATATGGATTTTTAAGCACCTTTTTCGTTTCGGCGGTAACCGACCGCTATTACACACCGGACGGCATTCTGAAAAAAATCGGTCCGCGCGATCCGCATGATGTGTGGTTCTACGCATTCACACGGTACAAAGAGCCATACGACCTTGATATCGACGTCAATCAGGCTGCCGGCAACACCATGACCGTGTTTGTAAACTTCCGCCTTGAAGACGACCGCGGCAGGCTGCTGGGCGTTACCGGGGCAGGCATAGCGCTGGATAAGGCTCTGGAGCTGCTGGATGAAGCACAGCGCACGTATCTGCGTCAGGCCTTCCTCATCGATCAGGACGGGTTGATACAGATACATCCGGACACGTCACTGGTGGAAAAAGCCTACATAACCGAAATGGACGGGCTGCGTGACATTGCGCCGGACATACTGGCAGGTCAGGGCGATGCAGTCAGCCTGCAGTACGACGCCGGCGGCAGACATTACCTGCTTACGTCGCGCTATATCCCGGAATTCAAATGGCATCTGCTGGTGGTGCAGGATGAAATGACAGCCCTGCGCACGGCCAGAGGCAACTTCATGCGCACGCTGGCCATGGGGTTTGTCTCCACACTTGTCATACTGGCCCTGTGCGTGCTGGCGGTTAACAAATATCAGGCACGCATAGAGCATCTTGCCAGAACAGACCCGCTGACAGGAGCAGCCAACCGCCGCGAGCTGGAGGAACGCTTTGACCTGGCCGCATACAGGGCGTCGCGCGACGGAATCCCCTTCTCCATACTGATCATCGATCTGGACGGTTTCAAGGAAGTAAACGACAGGCTGGGGCATCTTGCCGGTGACGAAGTACTGGCATCCATGGCCCGCGTCATACGCGGCAGGCTGCGCCCCACCGATCTTCTGGCCCGCTGGGGCGGAGACGAATTCATCATCCTGCTGGACGGAAATGAAGAAAGCGCCCGGGCGCTGGCACGGCGCATATCCGCCGCAGTATGCGCCGCTCCCGACATTCCTGTGGGGTTCAGTTCCGGTGTGGCGGCCTACCGCGACAGCGACGACCTGACCTCCCTGACCCGAAGGGCCGACAACGCCATGTATCAGGCAAAAGCACGGGGCGGCGACTGCGTCATGGCAGCGGAAGATTTGTAA
- a CDS encoding S1 family peptidase — MLQDVHMRYRNGCMKLFKTDSRNRLVFLASAFVIHPQGYLLTVAHAISPDDTLMVVPAPAEAGFHPVSSEALAAIPVRLARMDKERDMALLAFTDPVEITMPDHVIGVPENVSEGNGVASLGFAFGFQCIYTQVLQQAVICAKMRSTNETNMFLFDSRVHGGSKGGPLVGLDDLRVIGIVSGRFDPLEATPVVDGTEPMPTSFSYAVSIEYAVPLLEKEGLEPI, encoded by the coding sequence ATGCTTCAAGATGTTCATATGCGCTATCGTAACGGCTGCATGAAGCTTTTTAAAACCGACAGCAGAAACCGGCTTGTTTTTCTGGCTTCCGCTTTTGTCATTCACCCGCAGGGCTATCTGCTTACCGTGGCGCATGCCATCAGCCCCGACGATACGCTCATGGTTGTACCCGCCCCTGCCGAGGCGGGGTTTCATCCGGTAAGCAGCGAGGCGCTGGCCGCCATTCCCGTGCGGCTTGCCCGGATGGACAAAGAACGGGACATGGCCCTGCTGGCCTTCACCGACCCTGTGGAAATAACCATGCCCGACCATGTCATCGGCGTTCCCGAAAATGTTTCGGAAGGCAACGGCGTTGCCAGTCTGGGTTTTGCTTTCGGCTTTCAGTGCATTTACACGCAGGTGCTGCAGCAGGCTGTCATCTGCGCCAAAATGCGGTCAACAAACGAAACAAACATGTTTCTGTTTGACAGCAGAGTACACGGCGGATCAAAAGGCGGCCCGCTGGTGGGGCTGGACGACCTGCGCGTCATAGGCATTGTCAGCGGCAGGTTTGACCCGCTGGAAGCAACTCCCGTTGTGGACGGCACAGAACCCATGCCGACAAGCTTTTCATATGCGGTATCCATCGAATACGCGGTTCCGCTGCTGGAAAAAGAAGGGCTGGAACCCATCTGA
- a CDS encoding glycine betaine ABC transporter substrate-binding protein: MRRVIVFVAAVLILAAGPVRAAEKPVTIAYAQWSSSIASANLMKALIQEKLGIPCTLVAAGAGEMWRMVAAGEADAMLSAWLPHTHSAYRARYAGMLDDLGPNLEGTRTGLVVPRVTAGRFTAGTGLRNRPYVTTASIPALRKDAQRYRHRIIGIEPDAGVMEKAERALDVYGLRDSFWLESGSEVAMMAELSHAVRHQEWVVFTGWLPHWAFARWNLEFLEDPEGVFSESGSIHTMTRKGLAEENQAVFRLLDAFYWSPEDMGQLMLWIQDDEGLFPYEKALRWIRTHPEKVTRWLAEQP; encoded by the coding sequence ATGCGCAGAGTTATCGTTTTTGTCGCAGCGGTGCTTATTCTGGCAGCCGGCCCTGTCCGCGCGGCTGAAAAACCCGTGACCATAGCATATGCGCAATGGTCGTCCTCCATAGCCAGTGCCAATCTGATGAAGGCGCTCATTCAGGAAAAACTGGGGATTCCCTGCACGCTGGTGGCTGCCGGCGCCGGAGAAATGTGGCGCATGGTGGCCGCCGGCGAGGCGGACGCCATGCTTTCCGCATGGCTGCCGCACACACACTCCGCCTACCGCGCCAGATACGCCGGTATGCTGGACGACCTGGGCCCCAATCTGGAAGGCACCCGCACGGGACTGGTGGTTCCGCGGGTAACGGCAGGCAGATTTACAGCCGGTACGGGGCTGCGCAACAGGCCGTATGTGACCACCGCATCCATACCCGCACTGCGTAAAGATGCCCAGCGTTACCGTCACCGCATCATCGGCATAGAACCCGATGCCGGTGTGATGGAAAAGGCGGAACGGGCTCTTGATGTCTACGGGCTGAGGGACAGCTTCTGGCTGGAGTCCGGCAGCGAAGTGGCCATGATGGCGGAGCTTTCGCACGCCGTACGGCATCAGGAGTGGGTCGTATTTACCGGCTGGCTGCCGCACTGGGCGTTCGCACGCTGGAATCTGGAGTTTCTGGAAGACCCCGAAGGCGTTTTTTCTGAAAGCGGCAGCATACATACCATGACCCGCAAGGGTCTGGCCGAAGAGAATCAGGCGGTATTCCGCCTGCTGGACGCATTTTACTGGTCTCCCGAAGACATGGGCCAGCTGATGCTGTGGATTCAGGACGACGAAGGGCTTTTCCCCTACGAAAAAGCGCTCCGCTGGATTCGCACGCATCCCGAAAAGGTTACCCGCTGGCTGGCCGAACAACCGTAA
- a CDS encoding BCCT family transporter, with protein sequence MNEQSNKNSTPEADTKPSWFHLEVHPWVFFGSAGLIFLFVGITLVFQHFLGDVFQTMQSYMSTYTGWFFIATMNIVLLFVLLLTVSRYGDIRLGGPDAEPEFSTMAWFAMLFSAGMGIGLLFYGVAEPMFHYVANPLTEPGTTEAARKAMDITFLHWGLHPWAVYSVVALSLAFFSFNKGLPLSIRTAFYPVLGERIYGPVGNAIDIMATVATLFGVATSLGLGVKQVNAGLDHLWGIGQSTGIQVILIAAITAVATWSVVAGLDKGIRRLSEINIVLAGMLALFVLFLGPTLFILNATLENIGYYIQFLPQLSTWNETYEHTEWQHGWTIFYWAWWIAWSPFVGMFIARVSFGRTIREFIMGVMLVPTFITFLWITIFGNTALNIEMFGAGGIATAVQENLPVSLFVMLENFPLSSVTCFLGIVVVITFFVTSSDSGSMVIDIITSGGDPNPPVLSRLFWALLEGVVAAVLLMGGGLVALQTATITTGLPFAVILLGMCYSLHKGLKEYSGPQEFTLGIPKQQVRFRVKRKPVLDRTFGRRKFW encoded by the coding sequence GTGAACGAACAAAGCAACAAAAACTCCACTCCTGAAGCAGATACGAAACCGAGCTGGTTTCATCTGGAAGTACATCCGTGGGTCTTTTTCGGCTCCGCGGGGCTTATCTTCCTCTTCGTCGGCATCACCTTAGTTTTCCAGCATTTTCTTGGCGACGTATTCCAGACGATGCAGTCCTACATGTCCACCTACACGGGCTGGTTCTTCATCGCCACGATGAACATTGTACTGCTGTTTGTTCTGCTGCTTACTGTCAGCCGCTACGGAGACATCCGACTGGGCGGTCCCGATGCCGAGCCAGAATTTTCCACCATGGCGTGGTTTGCCATGCTGTTTTCCGCTGGCATGGGCATCGGCCTGCTGTTTTACGGAGTGGCAGAACCCATGTTCCACTATGTTGCCAATCCGCTGACAGAACCGGGAACAACGGAAGCCGCCCGCAAAGCCATGGACATCACGTTTCTGCACTGGGGCCTGCATCCGTGGGCTGTGTATAGCGTTGTCGCCCTGTCGCTGGCCTTTTTTTCATTCAACAAAGGTCTGCCCCTTTCCATCCGGACCGCATTCTACCCCGTGCTGGGCGAGCGGATTTACGGCCCTGTGGGCAACGCCATCGATATCATGGCCACGGTGGCAACCCTGTTCGGGGTGGCCACGTCGCTGGGTCTGGGAGTCAAGCAGGTCAATGCGGGACTGGACCATCTGTGGGGTATCGGACAGTCCACGGGCATTCAGGTCATTCTTATTGCGGCCATCACCGCTGTTGCCACATGGAGTGTCGTCGCGGGTCTTGACAAAGGCATCCGCCGGCTGAGTGAGATCAACATCGTTCTTGCCGGCATGCTGGCGCTGTTTGTGCTTTTTCTCGGTCCCACGCTTTTCATCCTTAACGCCACACTGGAAAACATAGGCTATTACATTCAGTTTCTGCCGCAGCTTTCCACATGGAACGAGACATATGAACATACCGAATGGCAGCACGGCTGGACCATTTTTTACTGGGCCTGGTGGATCGCCTGGTCACCTTTTGTAGGCATGTTCATCGCCCGGGTATCTTTCGGGCGCACCATCCGCGAATTCATCATGGGAGTCATGCTGGTACCCACGTTCATCACGTTTCTGTGGATCACCATCTTCGGCAACACAGCACTGAACATCGAAATGTTCGGGGCAGGCGGCATTGCCACCGCCGTGCAGGAAAACCTGCCGGTATCCCTTTTCGTCATGCTGGAAAACTTCCCGCTCAGCTCTGTCACCTGCTTTCTGGGCATCGTGGTGGTCATAACCTTCTTTGTGACCTCTTCCGACTCCGGCTCCATGGTCATTGACATCATAACTTCGGGCGGAGACCCCAACCCGCCTGTTCTTTCACGCCTTTTCTGGGCGTTGCTCGAAGGCGTTGTGGCCGCGGTGCTGCTGATGGGCGGCGGACTGGTGGCGCTGCAGACAGCCACCATCACCACGGGGCTGCCTTTTGCGGTCATCCTGCTCGGCATGTGCTATTCACTGCACAAAGGGCTCAAAGAATACTCCGGCCCGCAGGAATTTACGCTGGGTATTCCCAAGCAGCAGGTACGCTTCCGGGTGAAGCGCAAACCTGTACTGGACAGAACCTTCGGGAGGCGCAAGTTCTGGTAG
- a CDS encoding sulfite exporter TauE/SafE family protein codes for MMDTTHSHLAFFHYSMLETGLSLSSLGLAFIIVFFGAFAQGVAGFGLALLIGPLLNIIDPVFLPGPVVLLVSIITALMAYSGRRHVSMPSVRGTIGGYLIGTVVAAALISSLPQRETALLLSALILAAVGMSASGLPVPQGKATLLSAGLVGGFMGTVSGVGLPPLALALQNEPGPRLRGTLAFVGLISIIMAQAALAYVGKIGQRELTVALMLAPAVALGYLASRRAAALCDAGYTRPVVFLVSALSAIILIIRNI; via the coding sequence ATGATGGATACAACACACTCACATCTAGCCTTTTTTCATTATTCCATGCTTGAAACAGGACTTTCACTCTCAAGCCTCGGGCTTGCGTTTATCATTGTGTTTTTCGGCGCTTTCGCACAGGGAGTCGCCGGATTCGGTCTGGCTCTGCTCATCGGCCCTCTGCTCAACATCATCGACCCGGTGTTTCTTCCCGGTCCTGTTGTGCTGCTGGTCAGCATCATCACGGCACTGATGGCCTATAGCGGCCGCAGACATGTAAGCATGCCCAGTGTCAGAGGGACCATAGGCGGTTACCTTATAGGAACCGTTGTCGCCGCAGCTCTCATCAGCAGTCTGCCGCAGCGGGAAACAGCCCTGCTGCTCAGCGCGCTCATTCTGGCTGCTGTCGGCATGAGCGCTTCGGGGCTGCCGGTGCCGCAGGGCAAAGCCACTCTGCTCTCCGCCGGTCTGGTGGGCGGATTCATGGGCACGGTGAGCGGTGTCGGCCTGCCGCCGCTGGCACTGGCTCTTCAGAACGAGCCGGGACCGAGGCTGCGCGGCACGCTGGCGTTTGTAGGTCTCATTTCCATTATCATGGCTCAGGCGGCACTGGCCTATGTGGGTAAAATAGGCCAACGCGAACTGACAGTAGCGCTGATGCTGGCTCCCGCTGTGGCACTGGGCTATCTGGCCTCGCGCCGTGCCGCGGCACTGTGCGACGCGGGCTACACCCGGCCGGTGGTATTCCTTGTTTCCGCGTTAAGCGCAATCATACTCATTATCCGCAATATCTAA